The following nucleotide sequence is from Echeneis naucrates chromosome 5, fEcheNa1.1, whole genome shotgun sequence.
taacatcccttccagattgagacttgataagaggcaataatatacacaatcTTAGGCACAACACATAACATGGCATTGGTAGTTGTTAAGCTTTGTGGATAATTTATAACTTGCTACTCCTTTCCACAATCCATTATGTGGAATTATTCTTTTTCACCTTGACACCTTGGAATTGATTGTAATTCATTTACCAAAAAGAAATCTAACAAGTGGTatgacacagtgtgtgtgtgtaaggtgTATGTTTTTTGATGTGCATCTACTTCTGCTGCAACCGCAGTTTGCCAGACTTTTTGCAGAGCAATGGAAGGAAACGTGTAACGTCTGGTGCCGTAGTTCTACTTCCCTGACATGCTTTGATGTCTTAGATAACTATAGATTCATTTGCTTTTAAAGGTTTGTttctggaggagaaaaaaaagctctccggATAGGCTTCCTACATTTGTGACACATattcacaaacaaataaaccatCCTACTAATGAAAACCAGAGAAATAGTAGCATTCCaatctgagaaagagaaaaattttGTGATACTTTGATAATTTCGTgattaaattgtttttcataACTTTactgactggctgctgctgaaaaccCCTGTGGAGGTGTCTTTCAGCATCTATTTTCAAGAAGCAAACCTGCAGCATTTGTGTGGTTGTATCTTGCAGACTGATAAAGAAATTTTGATTGTTTCCATCCGCCATGTCTTGTTCTTACTggagaaacaacagaaagttGCATAGTTTCCAACACTTTGCCACAGACGTCTTATCtatttttgcatttgtcctgagaaaataaaactagcCCAGATAAAAGGTGAGTAATTGCGCCAAAAGCAATGGAGGCCTATGTCACACtgtttcctaaaaaaaaaaaaaacaaactttcagaATGAAGTCAGCCATGGCACAAACGCTCCTTTTCTTCAACATTTGGGTATTTTTAGTTGTATTTTATGATCTgccctgtctctgtgttttctatatttaaatatgttctCACTGTTGCATCAACCTGCCAAGGGGCTGCCGATGGAAATTAGTTGTGGTTATAATCCATCATGTTTACACATGACTGTTAATTAATATGCCATGTTCACGCCATTCCCACATGCCAAGAAAAgaactatttatttaaaataaaaagtagtgTAATTACAATGTCTACTTCAGAAATAGAGCTTGCCTTAAATGATACATTTATCTTCGGCCGCTTAGCCGTTTCTGGGTCTTGGGGGtcactggagccaatctcagctcacactgggcgagggcagggtacacctgGGACAGGTCACCAGatcatcacagggccaacacacccACTCACGTTCAAAATTTCGAGTCAATGAaccagtgggaggaaaccggaataccagaggaaacccacgcaagcacatgcaaactgcacagaaaggccccaggctgggaaccagaCCCAAAACCTTCTGTGGGGGAGCAGCGGTAAGCACATTGCCACTGTGCTGTGTGGCAGGGGTATATTATAAGTGTCTGTGTTGGAGACAGTTGCACAAGAGAGTCAGTTCAGAGTGCGCTGGTACCATTTCACACCTCTTCCGTCACCTTCTGTGGTATCCGCACACTAGAACTTTTGAGCAAGTACCAAGTATGGTTCTGCTTAAActtcttttatttactttgatttttgATGAACTCGTTTTTGATTTGGATGCAACTTGCCCAAAAGGTAGAGTAAGACTTTCTTACAGCACATCGTAATTGTATGTCTCAATTTCTGAAATACATGAGATTGTTCtattggtgttattttttttaccaattcCTCTTGTTTTTCATGTGCATAAGTGTGTTACTGTGTAAGTACATTGTTTTTCTTGATTGTAAATACTTCTGTGAATCAAGGTACGAAAGTAAATGAACAAGGTCGGTGTGAAAACTGTCCTCATGGATATTACCAGCCTGAAGAAAATCATTCCAAATCATGTAAACCTTGTACAAGGTGTCGAGAGGGTAAGTATTGAAGCTTCAATATGactcattcaaaataaaaaataaaaaactattgcAAACGTTAACTTGTTTAGACGTGAGTTAACATTAAGTtctctaaactttttttttttcactgtagATCGGGGAAGTGAAGTTGAGCTGAAATGCACAAAAGTGAGCGACACAACATGTCGGTGTGTCAGAGGGTTTGTTCCTTGGCCAAGACATAATGATatctgtaaatgtgaaatgggaTTTGGAATAAAAGATAAGGGTAAGTATGTAGATCACATACTGCTGCATGCAAAATGTCCATGATGTTGTCTTTGTACTGATAAATCATTTTTTCCTTGTCAGAGTGTTCACCATGTGAAAAGGGATATTTCAGCACAAAAATAAACTCATCCTGTCAAAAATGGACCAAGTATGTCATCacgataaataaaacaaattttatttcaacgAAGTCAGAGCCTGTTATCTGCCCTTTTacatctgcatttttttgttcttcatgCCAGATGTGGTTCAGGAGAGAAATTTGCTGGAAACAGTACCTCTGATGTCATCTGTAATACATCCCTCATCCAACATGAGGAGACTCAAACTTCCACTATGCATAGGACCCCCGCCTCCACCACAACTACCACCACAGAGACTTCAAGACCTACATTAAGCATGGAGCGCAGCAACGAAACACAACCTCCTCTCACGAGGACAGGAAACCACATTGGTAAAACTTGCTGCCATGTTTTCACAACACCATTTCAGATTAAAGACAATATTCTATAAtccacattttctttgtcttcccCAGGTATGGCCCTCCTCGTGTTTGGAGCTGTTGGACTGCTTGCTTTGACCGCTGTGACCTGCAGGCTACACATAAAACCCTTTGTGAAGAATAAGCCACAACTACAATTAAGTATGTTGCTGgattaaatgtatttgtcttttgAAGGAATAGTACTTAATAACAGAATACACTGTAATTTGGTTTCTTGCTGGAAGTTATATCAGGAAGTCATATCAATCTCAATGTCTGTACAGTAAATGCGATGTTACAGTTAACTTAGATTGGCACAGAGGCTGGAGACAGCCAGCCAGGCTTTTTCCATATTATTCCAGCACTGCTACAGTCCAATAATTAGTTTGACATTCAATTTGTTTAATTAATGTACAAGATGTGTAAAAACAGTATGCAATGTCATTATATTGGGTTAGATTTCAGATCTCTCTTAACCAAATGCGGTATCCTCTCAGACTGTCTATCACCACATTATAGGCTTCACGCCAAAGAAAAATCCTCAAGCCAAATACCAGTaatctttagttttttttagtaTCTTCAAATTATGTAGTATATTcaaatttagcaaaaaaaaaaaaggcatgaaagAAATATGTATTTAATCTAACGTAACTTCCAGGAAGCAAGTAAAGATGCAGACCTTGTGAATGGTAACCTTTGTGATGGGGATGATTCTTGTGAAAACTCACTGTGTGTCAGCGCTTTTCATTGTGGAAGAAAACAGACCTTTTTGACAGCCcctgtgtgttcaatacttaaACACAATACTGAAAGAGCTACTTATCTGGATAGCGCTGTGTATATACAGCGTCATAAATATGAACAACCATTGTTGTTGACTTTGCTTTATTGTTCACTTTCAGCAAAGGATTCGTGCCGCAGGCCAGTGGAGGAGAGCGGTGATGACAGCATGTCCCCTCTTAAACAGAATCCAGTCTGAGGTGAAATCTTTCTTGACATGAACGTTAACTAATGCTGTGAATTTTTCACCTGAGAAATCTCATTCACTCATATAATGGTGATTTTAATCATggaaatacatttgaaaaatgtttcattgtaTCTACGTATCTGTAGTCACATTTTATAGTGTGGtcaatattttacttttgtttgttctgttgtaATACAATATTGATTGATGTATCAGATCTGATCTGATGTGTAAAGCAAAGTAAGTCAAGTAGTAAAATATAGCTTTTACTACTTTCTTCACTAGGATTATTTTACTAAAATGTACTGTTTActgtttgaatatttgaatttgattatttttatacaataataataatatataatatccTATTGTAGAATATCTGGAATGTGAGACCATTTGCTgacaatttcagtttttaaaatacaaatatgtacatatgtttcagctttttcaaGCATTATGATATGAAATGATGTAATATGGTTTAATGGGGTACATCTCTGAgaattataaaatgtgaatggtATTGCAGAAAACatgttccatttttttcagttatgttCCACCAACAGGCCTGCCATCATGAAAGCAgtaatggcaaaaaaacaacatacttTCAGCAGTATGTGGGGTTGGGGGAGTTCCCCTGCTCTAGTTAAATGTGCCTTTTTCCCACTGACAACTTTGTCCTTCCTCTCAGCTCTTCATTTCAACCGCTGGAAAGATTCATATCATAAATGTAAGGACTTTCATGTTATTTATGTCTCTGAGACTTCCCTCAGCttaaaacagacagaggagtTATGAAAGCCTGCTTTGCTGagaaatccaaaacacaaaccTTAAAATCACAAGTGGCCTTGGATGGACCTGGCAGACCCTATTTGACTGGTAGCATTGACATGAACAACAGTGGTGGGTTGCTTCCTGCATTTAAAATTGAAGTTGAAGTATTGAAGTTATTGAAGTTATATTGAAGTTTAGTGCAGCTAATGGCTTACATCCTCCAAATGCTATAAATCTCAAGGGTTGATTATGATGATTGCTGTGTAGCAAAGATGTTGATACacaaattagtttttgttttttgtataatCTTAGAAATTTCTGTCTCAAATGTCCCAGtcttaaatgttgaaatattgaaataaaaccTTCAAGGGAGAGAAATATGAAAGAAGTTTAGCTGGTAATGATGCACATCACAGTGGTTCCAGTGTCTGGATCAACCCAGTAGAAATCTTACCTCTCTTTCCATTGCTATATGTATCAGCGTTTTTGTTCTCTGATTTCAAAGTAAACCATGTCTTCCTGAAAGCATGTGGttaaaatttttcaaaatgtactTTAATTTTTGTACATCCAAGTAGCTGAAAATCAGTATTTGTGTACACAGATCGTTGATGCAGTTACTTTCAGTAAATGCCTGTAATAAAGGAAGTAAGTGTGCGGTTTAAAAGGCGTCACAGAGCATGTACATGATATAGTTTGTAGGTAGCTACCGTGTAAAGTAGGCAGGCACACTTGAATGAATCACAATTCTTGGGCAGAGTGCTTTGAAAACAAGCCACCATTTCCTTACACAAGGTAAACTGCAGCAAAGCTACCGCTGGGGTATTTGAGTTTAGTTCACTTAAACAACATGGATAAAGTAGTACAAACTActtaaaaaagacacacacataaatatgtgtgatgataacaaaaaaaaacccaaaacaaaacaaacaaacaaacaaaaaaaaaaacaataccaGGAAAGAATACCACTCCAATGAGTTTAAGTATGTTCTTCTTCACAGGTCATAACATGAAACAAGAAACATACCCCTGTTGATGGggaagtgcaaaaaaaaaaaaaaaaaaaaaaaaacaactgctgagGATGACAATTCGTCACAAGATTTGCGCATTACCACCAAGCAACAcctgcctttgttttttgtgtctgcttGACAAATAGATAAAGCAAATTTGTAATTTAATGAAACATCTGCTGTAAATagacaaaacacaaccaaatatACAAATCAGCATGTAGTCTTGCAATATATATCAGCAAAGTAACTCTTGCTCTGTATTTGACTATGACTATTGACTATGCAGTTTCATTGCTGTTTTGTGCGAGAGATTACTGTTAAGATGAACAATTCAGTGTGCTTATTGGCTCCATATTTTGGTTATGTCATTATGTCTGATTCGAAAGAAAAGGCAAAGCTTCGGTGTTCGTGTTTAGGTGATGCCATCTGTGTGTTATATGTCACTAAATGTCACAACTTTAAGTAAACATCCTAAAAGTTCAGTGACAGACTGACTTCTCTCCCACGCTAACCACAGTATTGCGAGGGCACAATTGTTCAGTGGAGTTTTAAAGGGAAATTCAGATTTCTACTGTCATCTGtcatcatttctgtttcaaCTGTGCATCGCCAACTTTGATAACTGGGCCTAATTGCATCTGTGATGAGGTCACATCCTGACTAAGATGTGTATGCGATTGTCTAGCCGTTaatcacagagacagaatgaCATGATCATGTGTTCGTGGTCTGGTCATATGCTGTGAGGTCTAGATGGGCATGAATTTAACTGGAGACTGCTTCTGCTCTTTTTTCAACTGCATCACACATGTTGATTTGATGTAGCAATGCACTTTTGATATCAAGAATTTTGATTGAGTTGTTCTGTTTTCAATTCTTTTATCCAGGCTTTGAATGTGTCAAGTAATGTAGAAGGGCAATATGAATTTCATTGcttggtttctttgttttttaccGTACATAtaacaataaacattttgaatcttgaatctCGATATACAACCTAAAAGTTTACAGGTTTCTACAGTACGAAGACAAATATCAAGCGCCactgtcaaaaataataatcatttccACATCTCAAGCTCTCACCTTGCCAAGGCAGTAGGGTTGCAAccaatgatttttatttgttttctgtttttttttgttattgtataTCCAAAAACTAAAGCAATTTTCTCAGATTTCCACTGACATTCACTTTacaaacatgaaacaaagaTAACTGTGAAATCCTCAAATTTGTCAAGTTGGAATTATACATCTTCATGTGAGTTTGGTCAATAACATAAATGATTAATTGATGAATAAAGTTATCTAAAAGATCAATAACATACAAATTGGCAAATTTGTTGTTGAAAACTTCGCATGTGTCATCAGAGAGACTTCCACAGTTGTGAGgacacccacccaccctccaGATAATTCATCTCTTTTGGGACACTAGTAGTTGTAATGGCATTTGGAGTATTTGTCGTCACCTGAGTCAAATTACATGAGTCATGTTGGGCTTTTATTCAATGTTAAGCTGTTAGAATGTAAGTGTACACCCTCCTCCACCACACGATGAACAGGgggaaaaacacagcacaggcTTGACCgcaataaaatgtttcattatggAAATATACACCTTTTAGTCAGACTTTGAGCATATATTGGACCACACATATTCATGTTGTTTCTCATTTAAACCAGCGGTGTGAGCACAGCGGTTTTGGGAGATCCTGCAGAAAAttttgggaaaacatttttactacTTTTGCATCCACACGTTTGACTTTGGACTTCCCAGGACTGATTGAAattcagatgtatttgtatttgagtTTCCTGGAGTTCATCATCAACCGTTTGACTTTCTACCTGTggaggttttctgttttcagactgaAGAGAAAACTTGGGGTGCATTTGGCGGACTTTTTCTTTTGGTCACTAAGTGCCGTCACATTCAGTGCTGTGTTATTTGAACACAGAAAATGATCTCACAACCCCTAAATATACAGCTATCTGAATGACTATGTACtacccagattttttttttttcacaatagtaatattttgttaaaataaacgGCAATGGTAATGGTGATATTTAGGCATGTAGAATTGGTAGACTTGATAATTATAAACCAAATTAAATCTACATAGGTTCCATTAGATACAATtcaaaataaccacaaaaacATAACTCTAAACGATTTATAATGATGGATAGGCGAGAGACACAAAAATCACGTTTTCTTAGATGGATTACATGCACTGGTTATTTAGCTGAGACTGAGTAGTGAGAATTAAGAGAAAAAATTATGGATTAGGGGGCACACGACTAGCCAAGTTTTCCCTAATCTGAAATAAGGTAGCTCATGTATGAATAACATATAAACATCCACCAATATAATAACTGCTGTCTTGTCGTAGCATAACTGTTTTGTTCTCAGTTCCTGCTGAGGTGacagctgaactgaaaacacCTCCACTAACAGATGCTTCACAGGAAAACCTCTCTGATAGATCATGATTAAAACAGCTATTTTtgcctttgataaagatcagtTAAATAGTCCAACTTCAAATGAGTAAAATGTAAccaccagtttttgttttttgtttcttttccatctGTCACTCTTGCTACATTGTTCACTCCTGTTCATTGCAGTGATCTACTGCTGGTCTTTCactttctatctttttttaattgtgccACAGCTTCTGTCACTCACGCTGACGTGTTACGCTGACGCGTTACACTGACGTCAGGgaacattcaaaataaaacccagtGAACATCAGCAAAACACTGGCCATAATGTTTCCTCTTTGGTGTTCGCTGGCAGTTCTTTGTGCTCCAAGATGGACTGTGGGATCTCTTCGTGTCTGCAATACTGAACAGACGGAGGTTGAAGATCAATGCTGTGACAAGTGCCCCCCAGGTAAAATACAAGATTGAACAGTAAACCTTGAATATAATGAGATAAATTCTTATTTCATACAAATCTGTTTGTGTAAACCGCTTGATGCAAATATTAGATATGTACAATATAACCTAGGAAGTTGTATTCGAGACACTGAGTGAGAATATTATCCATATTCTTAAGGGtgactgcatttttttgtttgtttgtttattttttgtattgaaGGGACATATTTGAAGGCGTTTTGCACCGAGCACAACCAAACACTCTGCAATCCTTGTGAAGAGGGCTACTTCTCAGATGCATATACATTCTTTGACAGATGTGAGAAGTGCCAGTCCTGCTCACAGCGTAAGGCTGAAAATAATAAGTTTGATTTAAGTCAAAAAAGGTGCTGTGaacacagcaaataaaacacagaatattCTTAACAACTGCAAGTCCTGTGTTTGGATTTTTGTCATCCCACAGAGTATGTTGAGAAGTGTACACTGACCACAAACGCAAAATGTTCGTGCTCTCCTGGTTTCCTGTGTTCTGACAATGTCTGTTCAGATTGTAAGAAAAATGAAGATGTCGTAGGGAAAACCCCGAACACAACAGGTGAGACATTGAGGTTATTATAACAGCCAATTATATCAGTTATATCATTAGTTTCAGCCAGTAAGTTAGATGTTGTTTGTATATATTTGATTGGACAATTTGAGATTGTGATTTTCACATTGTATGCCATTGTggtgcaaatggaaaaaatttgtaaatatgaaAAACCACATCTGTAGGTTTGATTAACACTAACCACCCCCCATGACACGTCATTAATAATGTGGTTATGCCCCGTTCTTGGGTGCCCCTGTGGGGCGCACAAAATACAACCCGTGACCAGCAAAAGCCTATAAGACAGTTATAAAACGACACACTTCATAATTTTGTCAACAAAAATCTATCAAAAATATTTGCATGCATTAAAATAGTCATTATATAAGCGAGAAGAGGGAGAGCTGTTCATAATGTTGTTTAAGTTTCTTGAAAAAGAGATACGAAAAACTGCAGGGCAAGCTGACTGGCAATTGTTTCTGTTGGCTAATAAGGCGTTTATCTCAAGGACAATCTTTTGGAGCATTCGGTGAGTTGAAGATAAACTCAAAGTAGCACTTTTATATCAGTTTGCTAACATATTTGCAGTTGTAATGGCAACAGAGAGAGGC
It contains:
- the LOC115043707 gene encoding tumor necrosis factor receptor superfamily member 4 gives rise to the protein MQTAQKGPRLGTRPKTFCGGAAVSTLPLCCVAGVYYKCLCWRQLHKRVSSECAGTISHLFRHLLWYPHTRTFEQVPSMVLLKLLLFTLIFDELVFDLDATCPKGTKVNEQGRCENCPHGYYQPEENHSKSCKPCTRCREDRGSEVELKCTKVSDTTCRCVRGFVPWPRHNDICKCEMGFGIKDKECSPCEKGYFSTKINSSCQKWTKCGSGEKFAGNSTSDVICNTSLIQHEETQTSTMHRTPASTTTTTTETSRPTLSMERSNETQPPLTRTGNHIGMALLVFGAVGLLALTAVTCRLHIKPFVKNKPQLQLTKDSCRRPVEESGDDSMSPLKQNPV